Proteins from a genomic interval of Gloeocapsa sp. PCC 73106:
- a CDS encoding M23 family metallopeptidase yields MIFKYLLSSLGISLTLVAQGIPGSGCPSSVLSRFQTHLIAPGETLESIAEQYDLIPGTLIKNNPVLAEGSLAVGTEIVIPPINGILVEVPPKANWRDLEASYGVKADLLFEVNGCEALREVVFIPGIVWETPDFSRLSNYTGFEGYPLPEKAEIGLGYGWQDDYTQAQNLFHSGIDLLAEVGTPVLAVESGIVVYAEPDDQYGNLIVINHEDALQTRYAHLTSFLVSSGQVVEKGTAIGTVGVSGKPDLDVSHLHFEVRYHTTMGWLAQDPAIHLIK; encoded by the coding sequence ATGATCTTTAAATATTTGCTCTCTTCTCTGGGAATCAGTTTAACTTTGGTAGCACAGGGAATTCCAGGATCTGGCTGTCCTTCTTCTGTATTATCTCGTTTTCAAACCCATCTGATCGCCCCAGGAGAAACCCTTGAGAGTATCGCCGAGCAATACGATCTGATCCCAGGAACTCTCATTAAAAACAACCCTGTATTAGCGGAGGGTTCTCTTGCAGTAGGTACCGAAATCGTGATTCCTCCCATCAACGGTATACTTGTAGAAGTACCCCCTAAAGCTAATTGGCGAGATCTTGAAGCTTCATACGGGGTAAAAGCTGATTTGCTATTCGAAGTCAATGGCTGTGAAGCGCTCCGAGAAGTGGTTTTCATTCCCGGTATCGTCTGGGAAACTCCTGATTTTTCACGCTTGAGTAATTATACTGGTTTTGAGGGCTACCCTCTGCCCGAAAAAGCCGAAATTGGCTTAGGCTATGGCTGGCAAGATGACTATACCCAAGCACAAAATCTCTTTCATAGCGGTATAGACTTACTAGCTGAGGTGGGTACCCCTGTACTAGCGGTAGAAAGTGGTATAGTGGTTTACGCAGAGCCAGATGATCAATACGGTAATTTGATTGTGATTAATCATGAAGATGCCTTACAGACTCGCTACGCTCATTTAACCAGTTTTTTAGTAAGTAGCGGTCAGGTAGTAGAAAAAGGCACAGCGATCGGTACGGTTGGGGTGAGCGGTAAACCGGATCTAGATGTTTCTCACCTTCACTTTGAAGTTCGTTACCATACGACTATGGGGTGGCTAGCTCAAGATCCAGCAATTCATCTAATTAAATGA
- a CDS encoding homoserine dehydrogenase: MVYRIGILGMGTVGTGTVEILLNPQGRHPLLTEISIKSVGVRSLTKARKVLLPPGTITTNLEAIVTDPDIDIVVELLGGLEPSRSLILQAIASGKHVVTANKAVIARYGDEIYTAANQGNVYVLIEGSVGGGIPVIEPLKRSLVANRIESVIGIINGTTNYILTQMSSAGAQFASVLSQAQALGYAEADPSADVDGFDAADKIAILSSLAFNLRVKRAEIFTEGISSIDTVDINYALKLGFVIKLLAIAQLINPDKPNQLQVRVHPTLVPKDHPLASINGVYNAILIQGDPIGQVMFYGPGAGSGPTASAVVADIMNIVGVLKSNGKTEILDPLLSCSHQDYCDLMSIEELNTRFYVRFLTQDLPGVIGEIGTCFGRHHVSLESIVQIGFQDNLAEIVVITHNVKEGNFRQALKEIEAKPQIKNIPTVLRVL, from the coding sequence GTGGTTTATCGCATCGGTATACTCGGAATGGGGACAGTAGGTACAGGCACAGTAGAAATTCTCCTGAATCCCCAAGGACGTCACCCCCTGCTAACGGAAATTAGTATTAAAAGTGTAGGAGTGCGATCGCTCACTAAAGCCAGAAAAGTCCTCCTACCACCAGGAACAATTACCACCAATTTAGAAGCAATTGTCACCGATCCAGACATAGATATAGTAGTAGAGTTATTAGGAGGATTGGAACCATCAAGATCCCTCATTCTCCAGGCGATCGCCTCGGGTAAACACGTCGTTACCGCCAATAAAGCAGTTATCGCTCGTTATGGTGACGAAATCTACACAGCGGCTAATCAAGGGAACGTTTACGTACTCATCGAAGGATCTGTAGGTGGTGGAATACCCGTGATTGAACCTTTAAAGCGGTCTTTAGTCGCTAACCGCATCGAGAGTGTTATCGGGATTATCAATGGTACCACTAACTATATCCTGACCCAAATGAGTAGCGCAGGAGCTCAATTCGCTTCAGTGCTAAGTCAAGCACAAGCCCTAGGCTACGCTGAAGCTGATCCCAGCGCTGATGTGGATGGTTTTGATGCTGCGGACAAAATCGCCATCTTAAGCTCTTTAGCCTTTAATCTCAGGGTAAAACGTGCAGAAATTTTTACCGAGGGAATTAGCTCTATTGATACCGTAGATATTAATTACGCACTAAAATTGGGATTTGTGATTAAGTTATTGGCGATCGCTCAACTAATCAACCCGGACAAACCCAATCAGTTACAGGTAAGAGTCCATCCCACACTAGTACCTAAAGATCACCCTTTGGCGAGCATTAATGGCGTTTACAACGCGATCTTGATCCAAGGTGACCCAATAGGACAAGTGATGTTTTATGGTCCTGGTGCGGGTTCTGGTCCTACCGCTAGCGCTGTGGTAGCTGATATTATGAATATAGTGGGTGTGCTCAAAAGTAATGGCAAGACGGAGATCTTAGATCCCTTGCTCAGTTGCTCCCATCAAGATTACTGCGATCTGATGTCTATAGAAGAGTTAAATACTCGCTTTTATGTACGCTTTCTCACTCAAGATTTACCTGGAGTGATCGGAGAAATTGGGACTTGTTTTGGTAGACACCACGTCAGTTTAGAATCCATCGTACAGATAGGTTTCCAAGACAATTTAGCTGAAATCGTAGTAATTACCCATAACGTTAAGGAAGGGAATTTTCGTCAAGCGTTAAAGGAAATCGAAGCTAAGCCCCAAATTAAAAACATTCCTACTGTTTTAAGAGTTCTCTAA
- a CDS encoding lipid kinase, translating into MPKKALLLINRYSRSGDRHFNKAVATLNQLDFELVLVPYPSAEELPGVIEKQADKVDLVIIGGGDGTLNQAVDSIIPHNLPLGILPLGTANDLARTLGIPTEIESACRVITDGIIEYVDLGWVNGKYFFNVASLGLSVKITESLCHKAKSRWGSLAYAMTALKVISQSRPFRAEIKIGKESISVKTVQIAVGNGCYYGGGMAVAKDAKITDQRLDLYSLEIQHWWQLFPLVWTLPQGEHGALPWVRSLQGVDGQEITIHTSKPYKINTDGELTVATPATFKVIPQALGVFVPRERMSS; encoded by the coding sequence ATGCCTAAAAAAGCCCTATTACTAATCAATCGTTATTCCCGCAGCGGTGATAGGCATTTTAACAAGGCTGTAGCCACTTTAAATCAGCTTGACTTTGAGTTAGTGCTGGTACCCTATCCCAGTGCAGAAGAACTTCCTGGAGTTATCGAAAAACAAGCTGACAAAGTAGATTTAGTGATTATCGGTGGAGGAGATGGGACTCTCAATCAAGCGGTAGATAGTATCATACCCCATAATCTTCCCCTGGGTATCTTACCCCTGGGAACCGCTAACGATTTAGCTCGTACTTTAGGTATTCCCACCGAGATTGAGTCAGCTTGTAGAGTGATCACCGATGGGATAATAGAGTACGTAGACTTGGGTTGGGTTAATGGCAAATATTTTTTTAATGTGGCTAGTTTAGGTTTAAGCGTCAAGATTACTGAGAGTCTTTGTCACAAAGCTAAAAGCCGTTGGGGTAGTTTAGCTTATGCGATGACGGCACTCAAAGTAATTAGTCAAAGTCGTCCTTTTCGCGCTGAAATTAAAATAGGAAAGGAATCTATCTCGGTCAAAACGGTACAAATCGCCGTAGGGAATGGCTGTTATTATGGTGGTGGTATGGCAGTAGCTAAAGACGCCAAGATCACCGATCAACGCTTAGATTTATATAGTTTAGAAATACAACACTGGTGGCAACTATTTCCCTTAGTTTGGACTTTACCCCAAGGAGAACATGGAGCGTTACCGTGGGTGCGATCGCTCCAGGGGGTTGACGGTCAAGAAATTACGATCCATACGTCAAAACCTTATAAAATCAACACCGATGGGGAATTAACCGTTGCTACTCCCGCTACTTTTAAGGTTATTCCCCAGGCTTTAGGGGTATTTGTACCTAGAGAACGGATGTCATCATAA